A genomic segment from Nicotiana tabacum cultivar K326 chromosome 7, ASM71507v2, whole genome shotgun sequence encodes:
- the LOC107773429 gene encoding F-box/kelch-repeat protein At3g06240 — translation MANSNAAAKILEEIIYDIFTRLPAKSIGHFRCVSKHWCSLLSDPKFIKIHLTLHSHKHLVDKLIVASHFLHTITFTHDAQGEIDVISRKLDFQQLSDHWLSVDGSCNGLVLAIRRGEAKYLINPTTLKYHKIPNFDLALPVSDSCSMYGFGYDVVNDDYKVVALSYYDIDEPDIVDTFVDIYFLRKGLWKRLGSSPYDHSLTDPASGVLVNGALHWLVSRTSNNPCVLVAFDLSDETFLEVPVPPTDYNYSFFELVPLRGRLCMFTSLSKDTITICLMEDYGVNVSWTIFRQIYMILLVHHCVQ, via the coding sequence ATGGCAAACAGCAATGCTGCTGCAAAAATACTTGAAGAAATCATATATGACATATTTACCCGGCTGCCTGCTAAGTCCATAGGTCATTTTAGGTGTGTATCAAAGCACTGGTGTTCTCTTCTCTCAGACCCAAAGTTCATCAAAATTCACCTCACTCTCCATTCCCACAAACATCTAGTGGATAAGCTCATTGTTGCTAGTCATTTTCTTCATACTATCACCTTTACCCACGACGCCCAAGGTGAAATTGATGTCATATCAAGAAAGCTTGATTTTCAGCAGCTCTCAGACCACTGGTTAAGTGTTGATGGCTCATGTAATGGCTTGGTATTGGCGATTCGTAGGGGAGAGGCTAAATATTTGATCAACCCCACCACCTTAAAGTACCATAAAATTCCAAATTTTGATTTGGCTCTTCCTGTATCAGATAGCTGTAGCATGTATGGTTTTGGGTACGATGTTGTTAATGATGATTATAAGGTGGTTGCTCTTTCTTACTATGATATAGATGAGCCTGATATAGTTGATACTTTTGTGGATATTTACTTTTTGAGAAAGGGTCTTTGGAAGAGACTTGGGAGTTCCCCTTATGATCATTCACTTACTGACCCTGCGTCTGGGGTTTTGGTAAATGGGGCTTTGCATTGGTTGGTTAGTAGAACTTCTAATAATCCATGTGTACTTGTTGCTTTTGATTTAAGTGATGAGACATTCTTGGAGGTACCAGTACCTCCTACGGATTACAATTACTCTTTTTTTGAACTTGTGCCTCTTAGAGGACGTCTTTGTATGTTCACCAGTTTAAGTAAAGACACAATAACAATCTGTTTGATGGAAGACTATGGGGTTAACGTGTCTTGGACCATATTTAGGCAAATTTACATGATTCTCCTTGTACACCATTGTGTTCAATGA